The window CCAAACCCGTCCCCGCAGACGACGAAGTTCTCGTCCGCATCGAATACTGCGGGATCTGCGGTAGCGACATTCCGCGCATTTTCAAGAAGGGAACCTATCGTTTCCCCACGATTCCGGGCCATGAATTCGCCGGAACCGTGGAATACGACCCGACGGGAAAACTGACCGGCACACGGGTTACCATCTTTCCCCTGCTGCCCTGTTTCTCATGTCCTTCCTGCAAAGCGGAGGAATATGCCGCCTGCTCGAATTACGATTATTACGGTTCGCGCCGCGACGGCGGATTCGCCCAATACCTCGCGGTCAAACGATGGAATCTCGTTCCGCTCCCGAAACATGTCAGCACCAAAGTCGGCGCGATGTGCGAGCCCGTCGCCGTAGCCCGCCATGCCGCGCTTCATGCCGGAATTTTCAGCGGCAGCTGCGTTCTCATCACCGGCGCAGGGCCGATCGGAATTCTGGCCGGTTTATGGGCGAAATCCTTCGGTGCACAACAGGTCTTTTACGACGATATCGATCCGAAAAAAATCGAATTTGCGAAAGCATTGGGATTTGACACTTATGTAAACGGCGTACATATTGATACCGCGCTTGAGGGCACGGGCTATTCCGACGCGCTGATTCGGGTCCTCACCGCCGTCAAGCCGTTCGGACGCGTGGTCCTGCTCGGCAATCCGTCTCGCGAAGTTACGCTGCCGCAGGACGCCTATTGGCATATCATGCGCAAGGAACTCACGGTATGCGGAACATGGAATTCCTCCTTCGGTACGAAAAAGAACGACTGGGTCGACAGTCTGCAGGCACTTGACAGCGGCATCATCCCCGCCGAAAAGCTGATCACACATGTTTATCCCCTTGCCGATATTGCAAAGGCGCTTGAGTTGATTACCGGCAAAAAAGAGTTCTACGGAAAAGTTTTGCTTGACTGCGAGGTTTGAGATGAACAAGGAAATTTCGCTCTCCATGATGTGTGCGGATCCCCTCCGTCTGGAAGAAGCACTGAACGCTTTTAAAAGCGCTCATGCCGACTATCTGCATGTGGATATCATGGACGGACGCTTTGTCCCCAATATCACGCTTGGAACGGATTACTGCCGTATTTTAAAAAAATCCTCCGATATCCCGCTTGATATTCACCTGATGATCGAGGAACCGGAAAACCGTCTGGACTGGTTTAACTTCGGCCCCGGCGACCTTGTTTCCGTCCATGTTGAAAGCACAAAACATCTCCAGCGCGTGCTGCATGCGATCCGGTCTCGCGGTGCAAAACCAATCGCGGCCCTGAATCCCGCCACGCCGCTGCAGCCGTTGAATTACGTCCTCGACGATATCGACGGCGTGCTTGTCATGTGCGTCAATCCCGGCTATTCGGGACAGGAATTGATTCCCGCCACCGTTCAAAAAATCAAAGATACACGAAATCTGCTGGACGCCTCGGGACACCCCGATATCCGAATCGAAGTGGACGGAAACGTCAGCCTTAAAAACGCACAGCTGATGTCAAAAGCCGGTGCGGATATTTTCGTGGCCGGCACTTCCTCGGTCTTTCAGCCTGAAAAATTCACCCTCTCGGAGGGGATCTCCCTGCTTCGCAAAGCCATTGCATCGTAAAAAAGGGGTATCGGTAAAGAAAATGTCCGAGTAATTCACGCTCTACACGAAAACAGCCGCCCTTTCGGACGGCTGTCATTATTTTTGCAATTATTCAGCAGTGTTTTCTTTTCTGCCGAAAATCACGAACATCAGAATTCCGACGGCACATGCAACCGCGACGGTCGGGGCAAAGTCGGCAGCGCTGCCCGTATCCATGGAAGGTACATTCAACGGAACTTCGCCGTCGGAAATGCTTACGGTACTGCCCGTTGAAGCGGAGGATTGAGCAATTGAAACCGTTGAAAGAACACTTGATTCTGCCGAAGACACCGGTTCAGATGAGCTGATGGATTCAACGGAAATTTCGGGTTCGGACGAAATGGTCGGCTCGGAAGAAAGCACCGGAATCGACCGATACGAACGGGAATAGGTAAATTCCGAGGATGCAGGCGGCTCGGAGGAAACAGCCGGTTCAGAAGAGACAATGGGTTCAGAAGAGACAATGGGTTCAGAAGAAACAGCGGGCTCGGAGGAAGTTGTTTTTTCCTGCCAGGAGGCATAAACGACATATCTGCCGTATGTATCCATAACCAAACCGCTCTGTCCGATGGTCACCGTGGTCACGATATCATCGGAATTGTTCCTGCCGCCGGTCAAGCTCCAACCCAGAAACTCATATTCTGTACCTCCGTCAACTCTGACGGGGATCGACGCTGTGTCCAGCGTGACTTCACTGCCGAGTGAGAGATTTTCTGCCTTCGCCGGCATTGTGGAATGATCCACGCCGTTGCCGTTTGTCAGATAGAGAAGATCATATTGTTGGGACGGTTCGGAGGAAACCGTGGGGTCGGAGGACACAATCGGTTCAGATGAGACAGTCGGCTGAGAAGAAACGGTCGGCTCCGAATAAGTTGCTTTCACACTCCATGCGGCATAAACGACATATCTGCCGTAGGTATCCATAATCAAGTTGCTCTGTCCGATGGTTACCGAAGTGACAATGTTGGAGGCGTTATGATTGCCGCCCGTCAGACTCCAGCCGAGAAAAGTATACTCGGTTCCGTTATAAGTGCGTGTGGGCGCTGCGGAAGTATCTAAAGCGACGACGTCGCCGATTTTCAGATTTTTCACCTTTGCCGGCATCGTGGCACCGTCAACACCGCTGCCATTTGTCAAATAGAGCAGATCATAGGTTTTAGACGGATCAGGGGTCGGATCCGCGGCAACTGCGGACATTGTCATAGAAGCGAACGACATCATCATGAGTACCGAAAGAAGAACAACTGCGATTTTGGGAAACGTTTTCATTTATCATTTACCTCTTTTTGTTTTTAAAAACACGCCCGTTTCAGACGTCATGTCATATTATACCATTTAACGGTTACATTAAAGTTACATTTTTAATTGTAAAAGCGCTTT is drawn from Oscillospiraceae bacterium and contains these coding sequences:
- a CDS encoding galactitol-1-phosphate 5-dehydrogenase encodes the protein MIAAVLHGIGDLRIEDVPKPVPADDEVLVRIEYCGICGSDIPRIFKKGTYRFPTIPGHEFAGTVEYDPTGKLTGTRVTIFPLLPCFSCPSCKAEEYAACSNYDYYGSRRDGGFAQYLAVKRWNLVPLPKHVSTKVGAMCEPVAVARHAALHAGIFSGSCVLITGAGPIGILAGLWAKSFGAQQVFYDDIDPKKIEFAKALGFDTYVNGVHIDTALEGTGYSDALIRVLTAVKPFGRVVLLGNPSREVTLPQDAYWHIMRKELTVCGTWNSSFGTKKNDWVDSLQALDSGIIPAEKLITHVYPLADIAKALELITGKKEFYGKVLLDCEV
- the rpe gene encoding ribulose-phosphate 3-epimerase, which gives rise to MNKEISLSMMCADPLRLEEALNAFKSAHADYLHVDIMDGRFVPNITLGTDYCRILKKSSDIPLDIHLMIEEPENRLDWFNFGPGDLVSVHVESTKHLQRVLHAIRSRGAKPIAALNPATPLQPLNYVLDDIDGVLVMCVNPGYSGQELIPATVQKIKDTRNLLDASGHPDIRIEVDGNVSLKNAQLMSKAGADIFVAGTSSVFQPEKFTLSEGISLLRKAIAS